A stretch of the Notamacropus eugenii isolate mMacEug1 chromosome 2, mMacEug1.pri_v2, whole genome shotgun sequence genome encodes the following:
- the LOC140523589 gene encoding putative olfactory receptor 2W6: MERSNNSFLEGFILVGFSDQPHLEMILFVVVLFFYVLTILGNMTIIFLSALDSRLHTPMYFFLANLSFLDMCFTTGSIPQMLYNLWGPDKSITYLGCAIQLYFVLALGGVECVLLAVMSFDRYAAVCKPLHYTVIMHPRLCGQLASVAWLSGFGNALIMVPQTLILPRCGRRRVDHFLCEMPALIGMACVDTMELEALEFALSVFIILAPLILILISYGNIAWAVLRIKSAAGRRKAFNTCSSHLIVVSLFYGTIIYMYLQPANTYSQDQGKFLTLFYTIVTPSVNPLIYTLRNKDVKEAVKKVLEKGHGTDKS; encoded by the coding sequence ATGGAAAGAAGCAACAATAGCTTCTTAGAAGGATTTATCCTGGTGGGCTTCTCAGACCAGCCCCATCTGGAGATGATTCTTTTTGTGGTTGTCCTATTCTTCTATGTCTTGACTATCCTTGGGAACATGACTATCATCTTCCTCTCTGCTCTAGATTCACGACTCCATACCCCAATGTACTTCTTTTTAGCTAACCTATCCTTCCTTGATATGTGCTTCACAACAGGTTCCATCCCACAGATGCTCTACAATCTCTGGGGTCCAGATAAAAGCATCACCTACCTAGGTTGTGCCATTCAACTCTACTTTGTCCTGGCACTGGGTGGGGTAGAGTGTGTCCTTTTAGCTGTTATGTCCTTTGACCGCTATGCTGCTGTATGCAAACCATTGCACTACACTGTCATTATGCACCCAAGACTTTGTGGACAATTGGCCTCAGTAGCATGGTTGAGTGGCTTTGGTAATGCACTTATCATGGTGCCTCAGACTCTTATACTCCCCCGTTGTGGACGTCGGCGGGTGGATCACTTTCTCTGTGAAATGCCAGCACTGATTGGCATGGCCTGCGTGGACACTATGGAACTTGAGGCTTTGGAATTTGCTTTGTCTGTTTTTATTATCCTAGCTCCCCTTATTCTCATCCTCATCTCCTATGGAAATATTGCTTGGGCAGTGCTAAGGATCAAATCAGctgctgggaggagaaaggcttTTAACACCTGTAGCTCCCATCTCATTGTGGTCTCACTCTTCTATGGGACTATTATCTACATGTACCTCCAGCCAGCCAACACTTACTCCCAGGACCAAGGCAAATTCCTCACCCTTTTCTATACCATTGTCACACCCAGTGTCA